The DNA sequence TCGATTGTGAACGACAGCGCAGCCACACGACCGGCCGTCGACGGGGGACGGCCGGTCGGCGTGGACCACCCAGGAGGGGCTGAGCCCGTGGTGCGCAGCACCTGGTTCCTGCCCTCGGCCGTCGCCGCCGAGCTGGACCCGGACCGCGAGGACGGGGACGGCGGAGGCAGGCGTGTGCGGCGCACCCTGCGCGACTGGGTCGTCGACTTCTGCTTCTTCCTGATCGCCGTGTTCATCGGCCTCATCGGTGCGGACGGCGCCGCCAAGAACCCGGCGCTCTCGGAGCACATGGTGGTGCTCGACCAGCTGGTCGGCGCCGCGTCGTGCGCCGCCGTCTGGCTGCGCAGGCGCTGGCCGGTGGGGCTCGCCGTGGCGATGCTGCTCGTCGGCCTGGTGTCCGACTCCGCGGGCGGCACCGCGCTCGTGGCCTACTTCACGCTCGCCGTGCACCGGCCGTTCAAGTACAGCGCGTTGATCGGCGGCCTCGCGGTGGCCTCGATCCCGGTGTTCTACTGGCTGCGGCCCGACGGCGAGACGCCGTACCTGGTGTCCGTCGGGCTGATCTCGATGGTCATCGTCCTCGTCTTCGCCTGGGGCATGCTCGTGCGCTCCCGGCGCCAGCTCCTGATCGCCCTGCGCGACCGGGCCCGGCGCGCCGAGAACGAGGCCGCGCTCCGCGCCGAGCAGGCCCAGCGGCTGGCCCGCGAGGCCATCGCGCGCGAGATGCACGACGTCCTCGCGCACCGCCTCACGCTGCTCAGCGTGCACGCGGGCGCCCTGGAGTTCCGGCCCGACGCCCCGCAGGCGGAGATCGCCCGCGCCGCCGGGGTCATCCGGGAGAGCGCGCACGAGGCCCTCCAGGACCTGCGCCAGGTCATCGGCGTGCTGCGCGGCGGCGAGGCGGAGACCTCCTCCGGGCGGCCCCAGCCCACCCTCGCCGCCCTCGACACGCTCGTCGCCGAGTCCCGCGACGCGGGCATGAAGGTGGTGCTCGACCTGCGCGTGGCCGACCCCAAGGCCGTGCCCGCCGCGATCGGCCGCACCGCGTACCGCATCGCTCAGGAAGCCCTGACCAACGCACGCAAGCACGCGCCGGGCGCCGAGGTCACCGTCACCGTCGCGGGCGCGCCCGACGAGGGCCTGACCGTGGCCGTCCGCAATCCGGCGCCCCCCGGCGACGTGCCGCCCGTGCCCGGCTCGGGGCAGGGGCTCATCGGGCTCACCGAACGGGCGTCGCTCGCGGGCGGGCGGCTCGCCCACGGCGCCGGGCGCGACGGCGGCTTCGCCGTCGAGGCGTGGCTGCCGTGGGGGTGAGACCCGGGCCTCCCGAGGGGGGCCGAGTCGCCCGTATTGCCATGGTTTGAGCCCCAACTCCCGGCTGTCCAGGGCCTGGTGGGGGCACGTGATCGCCTCCCGGATACGATCGGCCGCTGCACAGAAGCAAAGGCCCGAAAACAAGGGTCGACGGCAACGGCTCGTAACGGAGAGGTGAAGGCAGTGACGGGGGAGAGCGCGCCGGACGACACCGGCCGCCCACAAGAGGGCAAACGGTTCATACGCGTACGCCAACGCATCAGGACCCGGCGCGGCGCGCTCGCCGCCGGCACCGTCGTCGCGCTGCTCGCCGCGGGCCTCGGCACCTGGGCCACGGACACCTGGCCCTTCGACGGCCGCGACCGCTACTGCTGGGGGGCCTGGGAGGAGGACGGCGGTCCCGACATCCTTGGTGACGAGGCCTTCGACGGCGACGACGCCCGCAGCCGCACGGCGGAGGAGACCGCGCCCACCGCGGCCCGGCCGCAGGGGCGGTGCGTGCTCGCCGTGCGCTCCGCACACACCTTCAGCGACGGCGACAAGGGCGTCCAGGACACCCGGGTGACGGTGACGTACGGACCGGCGCCCGAGAAGGCCGCCGCCCGGCTCGAATGGATCAACACCTTCGTCGGCGGCCGCGCGATGCCGCTGCCCGAAGGGCTGCCCGGCGCCGTCGACGGCAGCCGCGGCCTGCTGGTCCTGCCCGAGAGCTGCGACACCCGCGACGGACGGCCCACCGCCGTCACCCTGCGGGCCGAGGAGAAGGGGCCGGACGACATCGTCGGCGGCACGGACCTCGGCGGCGCCGACGCGGCCGTCGAGCTCCTCCTCGCCGCCGCCGACCGGGGCATGCGCGCCGCGGGCTGCGCCCCCGCGAAGCCGCCGCGCGTCACCTCGCCCCTGCTCCGGCTCCCGGAGAAGGACGACACCAGTCCGTCGAGCGCCGTCTGCCGCATCCCCGGCCTCGACGTCGGCTCCGGCCTCACCAAGGAGGCGGCGCTGCGGGTCGTGGCCCAGGCGGGCGCGGTCACCCGGGACCGGCAGGCCTGCTCCGTACGGATCGGCCGCTCCGTGCGGCTCGGGGAGCGCGAGGACACCCGGATCTTCGACGCCCTGATGATCCGCGAGCCCCGGCTCGGCGCGCTGCTCGACGGCGTGACCGGGAGCAAGCCGCCCGCGCCCGGCTGGCGCGGCACCGGCGTCTTCGCCGACGGCCACCAGGTCGTACGCGCCCGGTGCGCGGGCCGTCCCACGACGTTCCTGCTGCTCGGCTCGTCGGCGCGCGAGACCAAGGGCCACTTCACCACGTTCACCGACGCGGTGACGCGCCGCCTGGGGTGCGCGCCCCTCGCGCCGAAGGCGCCGGCCACCGCCGCGGGGGAGAACCGATGAGCGAGCACAGCACGACGACCACGGACGACACCACGGACGGCGGGGGAGACGTGGCGGCCGCCGTCGCCACGGCCGCGCCGCGCCACCCCTGGTGGCACTGGCGGCAGCTCACCCGCGGCCGCCTCGGGCCCGCCGTCGCCGCGACCCTCGCCGGTGCGCTGCTCGGCGGCGCGGGCGTGGCCTGGCAGACACAGGCGGGACCCTTCGCCGACGACCGGGCCTGCTGGGGCGCCCTCGACGAGGACGCCGTGGCGGACCTGTTCCAGGGCAAGCGGGACATCGACTCCTCCGAAGTGCCCGTCAGCACCGACCGCATCGGCTCCGAAGGACCCTCCGGCCTCTGCCAGTTGACGTCCCCGCGCGGCGCCCGCGTCACCGCCCGGCTGCACCGGCTCGACGTCCGCTTCGGCGGCGCGGGCGACCAGTGGGCCGACGAGTACCTGTCCGCGCGCATGACCCCGTTCGGCGGCGGCCTGCTCGGCATGGTGTCCGACACGCGCGCGTGGCTCGCGATCCCCGAGGGCTGCGTCGGCCGGCAGCGCGAGGACGACGGCCCGCTCGTCGTCGATATGGAGACCGGCTGGACGGTGTACGACGACGAGGTCGACACCGACGAACGGGCCCGGCTCGCCCGCGCCGTGGTCACGCTCGTCAACGACTACATGACGGACCAGGGCTGCACCCGCACCCTCGCCGACCCGACCGAAGGGCTCGGCGCCCCCGCGCGCTTCACCGACGAGAAGCCCGACGCCGTCTGCGGCATCAAGGGCCTGCGCACGCACGACGGCAAGGACGCGGACCACTACCGCCGCCCCCTGGTCACAGCCGGCGACGCCCCCGTGCGCACCTGCGACCGCGACGTCCTCTTCGGCCATCCGTCGCTGCGCCTGATGACGGTCGCGGACCCCCGCCTCGCCGTGCTCTACAAGGACCTCTCGTACGACGGCGGCCAGCGGCACATCACGGCCGAGGGCGACACCCGCCGCCACCCCCGGGGATACGGCTTCGTCCGCGACGACATGGCCCTCTACCGAGCCGAGTGCCAGACCGGCGACGTCACCTTCCTGATCCGGGCCGACGACGGGGAGCGCGCCGCCGACATCCGCGCGCTCATGCCCCGTTACGTGGCGGCGGAGGCCGACCGCGTGGGCTGCGGCCCGCTGCGGATCCGGCTGCCCGGGTGACCGCGTCCCCCGGTGCGGGGCTCGTTACGGTAGGGCGCATGAAACCGATCAGGCTCCTGCTCGTCGACGACGACCCGCTGGTCCGCGCCGGACTGTCCTTCATGCTCGGCGGCGCCGACGACATCGAGATCGTGGGCGAGGCGGGGGACGGCAGCGAGGTCGCCGCGCTGGTCGGCGAGGTGCGCCCTGACGTCGTCCTCATGGACATCCGGATGCCCACGATGGACGGCCTCGCCGCCACCGAGGCCCTGCGCAAGCGGCCCGACGCCCCCGAGGTCGTCGTCCTCACCACCTTCCACGCCGACGAGCAGGTGCTGCGGGCGCTGCGCGCCGGGGCCGCCGGGTTCGTCCTCAAGGACACCGCGCCCGCCGAGATCGTCGCGGCGGTACGGGCCGTGGCCGCCGGGGAGCCCGTGCTCTCGCCCTCGGTGACGCAGCAGCTGATCTCCCAGGTGACCGGGGGCGGCCCCCAGCTCGACCGGCGCCGGCGGGCCCTCGCCCGCCTCGGCGCGCTCGGGGACCGCGAGCGCGAGGTCGCCGTGGCGGTGGGCCGGGGCGCCTCCAACGCGGACATCGCCGCCGAGCTCTTCCTGAGCGTGGCCACGGTCAAGGCCCACGTGTCACGCATCCTGACGAAGCTGGACCTCAACAACCGCGTGCAGATCGCCCTCCTGGTCCACGACGCGGACCTCCTGGACGGGGCCTGACCTTGCTGGAGGGGGGCTATGAACAGCCCCTCCGGCGTTTGAGGAACGGGGGTCTGGAGGCGGAGCCTTCAGGTCGGGAAGGGGCGGGTCTGGGGCGCATCGCGAGGGAACGGCCCGGCCGCCCCGTTCGTTCCGCGGATACCAGGTAACCGCACGAGGGGACCCCCATGGCAGAGCAGGCCATCGATCTCAGCTCGTACGAGGACTTCACCACCGACCCCCACCGCGCCTACGCCGAGTTGAGGACCCGCGGCCCCGTCCACCGCGTCCGCTTCCCACCCCCGGACCACGACGTCGACCACTACTTGGTGGTGGGCTACGAGGAGGCCCGCGCCGCCCTCGCCGACCCCCGCCTGACCAAGTCGACCGCGGGCCACGCCGACGCCATACCGGACGAGCAGCTGATCGGCCCGCACCTCCTGACGGTGGACCCGCCGCACCACACCCGCCTGCGTGGCCTGATCGCCCGCGAGTTCACCGCCCGCCGCGTCCAGGCCCTTCGCCCGCGCGTCCAGCGGATCACGGACGGCCTCCTCGACGAGATGCTCGCCAAGGGCAGCCGCGCCGACCTGGTCGAGGCGCTCGCCTTCCCGCTGCCCATGACGGTCATCTGCGAGCTCCTCGGCGTCCCCGACCTGGACCGCGAGCGCTTCCGCCGCCTGTCGCACGAGGCCGTCTCGCCGACGACGGAGCAGTGGGAGGACACGGTCTTCGTCGAACTCGCCGCCTATCTGGACGACTTGATCGAGGCCAAGCGCGCGGCCCCCGGCGACGACCTGCTCAGCGCCCTGATCCGCACCCGCGCGGAGGACGGCGACCGGCTCTCCCACGAGGAGCTGCGCGGCATGGCGTATCTCCTGCTCATCGCGGGACACGAGACGACGGTCCACCTCATCACCAACACCGTCCACGCCCTGCTCACCCGCCCCGCCCAACTGGCCGCGCTGCGCGCCGACCCGAGCCTGCTGGACGGCGCGATCGAGGAAGGCCTGCGCCACGAGGGCCCGGTGGAGAACTCCACGTACCGCTTCACCACCGAGCCCACCGAGATCGGCGGCGTGCTGATCCCGGCGGGAGCCGTCGTCGTGGTCGGCCTCACCGCGGCCAACCACGACCCGCAGAAGTACGGGGCGCCGGACGACTTCGACCTGCGCCGCGCCCCCCAGGGCCATGTCGCCTTCGGCCACGGCATCCACTTCTGCCTGGGCGCCCCGCTGGCCCGCGTCGAGGGCCGGATCGCCGTCGCCTCGCTCCTGGAGCGCTGCCCGGACCTCGCCCTGGACGGCACCGCGGCCGACTGGCGCCCGGGCCTGCTGATGCGGGGGCTTCAGCGCCTCGACGTCCGCTGGTAGCACCAGGACCCGGGCCTGGATCTGACCCTCGTTCAGCAGACCTTCGCCGCCCAGCCGGGGCCCCGGCCCGGAGGGGGAAGGGCCGGGCCGGGGCGGCCGGGGCTCAGGCCCCGGCGATCTCCGCGAGCCGCACCACCCGGCGCTCGGCCCGCGACAGCTCGCACGCCTCGGCGATGCGCAGCGCGTGCAGCGCCTCCCGGCCGTCGCAGGGGTTGGCCAGCTCACCGCGTACGACGTCGACGAACGCGGCGAGCTCCGCCTCGTACGCCGGGGCGAAGCGCTCCAGGAAGCCGGGCCACGGCTTGTCGGGCGCGCCGGGGCCGTCCGGCTCGGCGGAGGTG is a window from the Streptomyces spectabilis genome containing:
- a CDS encoding sensor histidine kinase, with the protein product MVRSTWFLPSAVAAELDPDREDGDGGGRRVRRTLRDWVVDFCFFLIAVFIGLIGADGAAKNPALSEHMVVLDQLVGAASCAAVWLRRRWPVGLAVAMLLVGLVSDSAGGTALVAYFTLAVHRPFKYSALIGGLAVASIPVFYWLRPDGETPYLVSVGLISMVIVLVFAWGMLVRSRRQLLIALRDRARRAENEAALRAEQAQRLAREAIAREMHDVLAHRLTLLSVHAGALEFRPDAPQAEIARAAGVIRESAHEALQDLRQVIGVLRGGEAETSSGRPQPTLAALDTLVAESRDAGMKVVLDLRVADPKAVPAAIGRTAYRIAQEALTNARKHAPGAEVTVTVAGAPDEGLTVAVRNPAPPGDVPPVPGSGQGLIGLTERASLAGGRLAHGAGRDGGFAVEAWLPWG
- a CDS encoding response regulator — translated: MKPIRLLLVDDDPLVRAGLSFMLGGADDIEIVGEAGDGSEVAALVGEVRPDVVLMDIRMPTMDGLAATEALRKRPDAPEVVVLTTFHADEQVLRALRAGAAGFVLKDTAPAEIVAAVRAVAAGEPVLSPSVTQQLISQVTGGGPQLDRRRRALARLGALGDREREVAVAVGRGASNADIAAELFLSVATVKAHVSRILTKLDLNNRVQIALLVHDADLLDGA
- a CDS encoding cytochrome P450 family protein, encoding MAEQAIDLSSYEDFTTDPHRAYAELRTRGPVHRVRFPPPDHDVDHYLVVGYEEARAALADPRLTKSTAGHADAIPDEQLIGPHLLTVDPPHHTRLRGLIAREFTARRVQALRPRVQRITDGLLDEMLAKGSRADLVEALAFPLPMTVICELLGVPDLDRERFRRLSHEAVSPTTEQWEDTVFVELAAYLDDLIEAKRAAPGDDLLSALIRTRAEDGDRLSHEELRGMAYLLLIAGHETTVHLITNTVHALLTRPAQLAALRADPSLLDGAIEEGLRHEGPVENSTYRFTTEPTEIGGVLIPAGAVVVVGLTAANHDPQKYGAPDDFDLRRAPQGHVAFGHGIHFCLGAPLARVEGRIAVASLLERCPDLALDGTAADWRPGLLMRGLQRLDVRW